The DNA region AAAGCCCCCTGCCGAAACGCGTGGGGCCTTCTCCGTTATTGTACGATGACTTCGAGTGATTGCCTTAAACTTGGATAAACAGGCTGAATTCCTGGCCGTTCTTAATCGGTTCCTGCGCCATGCTGTAACCGTGCTTGACGACCTCTTCCGGCACGTTCCGGAAAGCGGACGGGCAGTCCGAGATGACCTGAAGCGTCTGCCCTTTTTTCATATCGCGCAAAGTTTCAAGGGTGTAAATGACCGGGTAAGGACAAGATTCCCCCCGGAGGTCCAATGTGAAATCAACCGACATGAGTTGTGTCTCCTTTCTTGAATCCAACGCCGAAGCGGTAATTTTTCTGCCAATACGCGGCGACGGCAAACCCGGCCCCCAAGACTAGCAGCGTCACAAGTAATGCAGCCGCCGGGCCCATTTCAGTGATCAGGTTGACTGGCGCGCCGCTCTTCACGAGCAGGTTGTATACCCCCATGTGATCCCATGCAAACGCCAGAGCGGTAGCTCCGATAATGTTGCCGATAAACACCGGCAAAAACACGATCTGCCCTT from Paenibacillus ihbetae includes:
- the yedF gene encoding sulfurtransferase-like selenium metabolism protein YedF, translating into MSVDFTLDLRGESCPYPVIYTLETLRDMKKGQTLQVISDCPSAFRNVPEEVVKHGYSMAQEPIKNGQEFSLFIQV